One window from the genome of Gimesia aquarii encodes:
- a CDS encoding BatA domain-containing protein — protein MNYLIFQPVVAFGFASPWLLMGLLAAGIPILIHLLHKRKFIETDWAAMKFLLMATKKYSRRFRIEQLLVLLVRCLILLLLAIAFSRPYWSVQGSLLESAGPVHRIIVIDSSFSMRWIEDEQPLFESARELARSLVSQSNPGDAFQLIQISNSSQQALISRPSRQQTFVLDEITRMQTTEEYGNVSQALQTALEFLDQSQELAQKEVIVISDFQAQSWSPSQTDQESARILSLIEAISKKSTLILKDIGLTDEANLAITDFSSKSVFASLNQPIRLEVTLHNFGVLNKENVNLQLFVDGKLVNQKSVDLPANADTQTEFTHQFTRVGDHRLEVRLAEDRLPLDNHRWKIMPVKKDINVLLVNGRQSGESMGRATDYLELALSPSLKEHPWQGIIKPQVINEGELANTELSLYDAVVICDVALFTANERDLLKRYVKRGGGLIISLGEQVNAENYNQTLFQPNVGLLPLKLLNRRGDAKKQAKYFEFDPLKYQHPAIELFKGNPDAGLETTHLYEYFQAEILPGPNTRLILNYDTNDPAIVESTLGRGKIILITTSLDRQWGTWAIWPSFPPMMNEFVLYAASGKWGARETLVGQPLEVVMLDNQLPLSPRMITPNQEEFPLRSVLDQNAETRTISFSQTFLSGIYELDWGTSTTEKTLYAVNVTPLESDLRHIGPQFIPPQYFRTQASTQNILTELSEDQTSQVGLSECLLFIVLALIVVEQLLLWRFPIGAFSFLAVLLLSCLSLFLLR, from the coding sequence ATGAACTATTTAATTTTCCAACCTGTAGTCGCTTTCGGATTTGCCAGCCCCTGGCTATTGATGGGGTTGTTGGCAGCGGGTATACCAATTCTCATCCATTTGCTGCATAAGCGAAAATTCATCGAAACCGACTGGGCTGCGATGAAATTTTTGCTGATGGCTACCAAAAAATATTCGCGGCGTTTCAGAATTGAACAGCTGCTAGTCTTACTGGTACGATGCTTAATTCTGTTGTTATTGGCCATTGCCTTTTCCCGCCCCTATTGGTCCGTGCAAGGTTCTCTCCTGGAGTCAGCTGGCCCCGTACATCGGATTATTGTAATCGACTCCTCTTTCAGTATGCGCTGGATCGAAGATGAACAGCCACTCTTTGAGTCAGCAAGAGAACTAGCACGTTCTTTGGTTTCGCAATCAAATCCGGGCGATGCCTTTCAACTAATTCAAATTTCCAATTCCTCTCAGCAGGCTCTGATCTCTCGACCTTCTCGACAGCAGACATTTGTTTTAGATGAAATCACAAGAATGCAGACTACTGAAGAATATGGCAATGTAAGTCAGGCATTGCAAACAGCATTGGAATTTTTGGATCAATCACAAGAACTGGCACAGAAAGAAGTGATTGTGATCAGCGATTTTCAAGCACAAAGCTGGTCTCCGTCGCAAACGGATCAGGAGAGCGCGCGCATTCTCTCTTTAATCGAAGCCATTTCTAAAAAGTCTACTTTAATTTTAAAAGACATTGGTCTCACAGATGAAGCGAACCTCGCAATCACTGACTTCTCCAGCAAATCCGTATTTGCCTCACTGAATCAACCGATTCGACTCGAAGTTACGTTGCATAATTTTGGTGTTCTGAATAAGGAAAATGTCAATCTCCAATTGTTCGTAGACGGTAAGCTTGTTAACCAGAAATCAGTCGACCTTCCTGCCAATGCAGATACGCAGACGGAATTCACACATCAATTCACAAGAGTGGGAGACCATCGACTGGAAGTGAGACTCGCAGAGGATCGTCTGCCTTTAGATAATCATCGCTGGAAAATCATGCCTGTCAAAAAGGATATCAATGTACTACTGGTAAACGGCAGGCAATCTGGAGAATCCATGGGGCGCGCTACTGATTACCTTGAATTGGCATTATCACCGTCTTTGAAAGAACACCCCTGGCAGGGAATCATAAAACCTCAAGTAATTAATGAAGGTGAACTGGCCAACACCGAATTGAGTTTATACGACGCTGTCGTAATTTGTGACGTAGCACTTTTCACGGCAAATGAACGAGACTTATTGAAAAGATACGTCAAACGTGGTGGTGGTTTGATTATTAGTCTGGGAGAGCAGGTCAATGCCGAAAATTACAATCAAACACTATTCCAGCCAAACGTTGGCTTATTGCCTTTGAAATTATTAAATCGACGTGGTGATGCCAAAAAACAAGCGAAGTACTTCGAGTTTGATCCTTTGAAATATCAGCATCCAGCTATCGAGCTCTTTAAGGGAAATCCGGACGCGGGTCTGGAAACAACCCATCTCTATGAATATTTCCAAGCGGAAATTCTACCCGGCCCCAACACACGATTGATTTTGAATTATGATACCAATGATCCGGCCATTGTGGAAAGTACTTTAGGGCGAGGAAAAATTATCCTGATCACGACATCCTTGGATCGTCAATGGGGAACATGGGCGATCTGGCCGAGCTTTCCTCCAATGATGAATGAGTTTGTGCTCTATGCTGCTAGTGGAAAATGGGGCGCAAGAGAAACTTTAGTCGGACAACCGTTGGAAGTCGTTATGCTGGATAATCAACTTCCGCTTTCTCCCCGCATGATTACCCCCAACCAGGAAGAATTTCCGCTACGAAGCGTTCTCGATCAAAACGCAGAAACCAGAACAATCTCTTTTAGTCAGACATTCCTATCAGGAATTTACGAATTGGACTGGGGAACGTCAACTACTGAAAAAACCCTGTATGCAGTCAATGTAACTCCTCTGGAAAGCGACTTGAGACATATTGGTCCGCAATTCATCCCTCCACAATATTTCCGCACACAGGCTAGCACTCAAAATATTCTGACGGAACTGTCTGAAGATCAAACTTCACAAGTTGGTTTATCAGAATGTCTTCTATTCATAGTCTTAGCATTGATTGTAGTGGAACAGCTATTATTATGGCGATTTCCCATCGGTGCGTTTTCATTTCTGGCTGTACTATTACTGTCTTGCCTGAGCCTGTTTTTATTGCGGTGA
- a CDS encoding alpha/beta hydrolase family protein, with protein sequence MSGSKQSIDQVEKLSRRTFLQSGGISLVSLSLFENLVLQELVAAPADQKIETLNRFPRMVQEYFVRRVREQEAKTIKRLDSLKTKADAEEYVQSVQKRIREAFGPNPERTPLNARITKTTERDTYRIENIIIESRPGFLVTANLYIPKGITKPIPGVVGTCGHSHNGKAETAYQSFAQGLARKGYVVLIYDPIGQGERIQYSGDDLKSTIGVGVREHLHGGNQQFLVGENLAMWRAWDGIRALDYLLTRKEVDPKQVGVTGNSGGGTMTTWLCGVEPRWTMAAPSCFVTTFRRNMENELPADTEQCPPKVLALELDHADFLAAQAPNPVRILSKERDFFDVRGAREAYLRLKRLYRLLGKEENISLFIGPTYHGYSQENREAMYEWFNQATGASNESKEPKLIIEKDETLWCTPKGSVADAGSKPMHVFTAERSQELAKQRKPKSGAALKSVVAEALRLKHIDGVPDYRILRNRGGKNYPLKYSITYAVETEPGIQAVVYRVSDERLYSRPPQNTGKLATLYVSHISSDAELREEPLLKKASKEKESILYTCDVRGIGESLPDTTNANSFFTPYGSDYFYAAHAVMLDEPYIGQKTFDVLRVLEWLKANGHTEIHLIGRGWGALPATFAALFSPQVKQVTLKNALTSFSDIAETEHYHWPLSTLIPNVLTNFDMPDCYAELKDSKELTQIAPWGAIGTDS encoded by the coding sequence ATGTCGGGCTCAAAACAGTCGATTGACCAGGTAGAAAAACTCTCACGACGCACTTTTTTACAGAGCGGAGGGATTAGTCTGGTTAGTTTGAGTCTATTTGAAAACTTAGTATTACAGGAATTAGTAGCTGCCCCAGCTGATCAAAAAATCGAAACGTTGAACCGCTTTCCAAGAATGGTCCAGGAGTACTTTGTTCGCCGCGTTAGAGAACAAGAAGCAAAAACGATCAAACGATTGGATTCTTTGAAAACCAAAGCCGATGCAGAAGAATATGTACAGTCCGTACAAAAACGAATTCGTGAAGCATTTGGACCGAATCCTGAGCGTACTCCCTTAAATGCCCGCATTACCAAAACAACGGAACGCGACACTTATCGAATTGAAAACATCATCATTGAAAGTCGCCCCGGCTTTCTGGTCACAGCCAATCTCTATATTCCCAAGGGGATCACTAAACCAATCCCGGGTGTTGTAGGAACTTGTGGTCATTCACACAATGGAAAAGCCGAAACTGCCTATCAGTCGTTTGCACAAGGGCTGGCGAGAAAAGGGTACGTCGTGCTAATCTATGATCCGATTGGACAAGGAGAACGGATTCAATATAGTGGGGACGACCTGAAATCGACCATCGGCGTTGGGGTTCGCGAACATCTACATGGTGGCAATCAACAATTTCTAGTTGGGGAAAACCTTGCGATGTGGCGCGCCTGGGATGGCATTCGTGCATTGGATTATCTATTAACGCGTAAAGAGGTCGACCCAAAACAAGTGGGAGTCACCGGTAATTCTGGTGGGGGAACAATGACCACCTGGTTGTGTGGGGTGGAGCCACGATGGACAATGGCAGCTCCCAGTTGTTTCGTCACAACGTTTAGACGAAACATGGAAAATGAGCTTCCCGCGGATACAGAGCAATGTCCGCCGAAAGTGTTAGCGTTAGAACTTGACCATGCCGACTTTTTAGCAGCACAAGCTCCTAACCCCGTACGCATCTTAAGTAAGGAGCGGGATTTTTTCGATGTTCGTGGGGCGCGCGAAGCGTATTTACGACTCAAGCGGCTTTACAGACTGCTTGGCAAAGAAGAAAACATCTCGTTGTTTATCGGCCCGACTTATCATGGGTATTCGCAGGAGAATCGTGAAGCGATGTATGAGTGGTTTAATCAAGCCACGGGAGCTTCTAATGAATCGAAAGAACCAAAACTGATAATCGAGAAAGATGAAACACTCTGGTGTACCCCCAAAGGTTCTGTTGCTGATGCTGGTTCCAAACCAATGCATGTCTTTACTGCAGAACGATCTCAGGAACTGGCCAAGCAGCGTAAACCAAAATCCGGCGCGGCACTGAAATCGGTTGTGGCTGAGGCATTAAGATTGAAGCACATAGACGGCGTTCCCGATTACCGGATATTACGAAACCGTGGAGGAAAGAATTACCCTTTGAAATATTCAATCACCTATGCTGTTGAGACGGAACCAGGAATTCAAGCTGTGGTGTACCGAGTTTCTGATGAACGCCTTTATTCACGACCTCCACAAAACACAGGAAAATTGGCAACATTATATGTCTCGCATATTTCGTCTGATGCCGAGTTACGAGAAGAGCCACTCTTGAAAAAGGCCAGCAAAGAGAAAGAGTCCATACTCTATACATGTGATGTGAGGGGTATCGGAGAATCTCTGCCTGACACAACAAATGCGAATTCTTTTTTTACTCCATACGGCAGTGATTATTTCTATGCCGCCCATGCAGTGATGTTGGATGAACCATACATCGGTCAAAAAACATTTGACGTCCTTCGAGTACTTGAATGGTTGAAAGCAAATGGACATACCGAAATTCATCTGATTGGCCGAGGCTGGGGAGCGTTACCAGCAACCTTTGCTGCTTTATTCTCACCACAAGTGAAACAGGTAACGCTTAAGAACGCATTAACATCCTTCAGTGACATTGCAGAAACGGAACACTATCACTGGCCTTTATCCACACTGATCCCCAATGTATTAACAAACTTTGATATGCCAGACTGCTACGCCGAACTGAAGGATTCTAAAGAGCTTACGCAAATTGCCCCTTGGGGAGCAATCGGTACTGACAGTTAA
- a CDS encoding DUF58 domain-containing protein, whose product MDDYRKYLDPQTLAKVQNLDLAARQIVEGYVSGSHKSPFHGFSAEFAQHREYATGDDLRYVDWKVFAKSDRYYLKQYEAETNFTCYILLDCSESMRYRSENAALSKWEYARLVAAALSYVVIKQQDAAGLCTMNDRVLEFLRPSSQPNHLKQIYHTMEHTEPAGESGLGNVFHELAERITRRSLIIVISDLFDDVDKVMLGLKHFRHRKHDVSLLQVIDPAEQDFPFQEPVLFRGLENLPEQMAEPRSLKKAYQAEFEKFLNSVQRGCRDLKMDYALIRTDQQLDVALSAFLSNRRSRVGS is encoded by the coding sequence ATGGACGATTACCGCAAGTATTTAGATCCGCAGACGCTCGCTAAAGTTCAGAATCTGGATCTTGCAGCACGGCAGATTGTGGAAGGTTATGTTTCGGGTTCTCATAAGAGCCCTTTTCATGGTTTTTCCGCCGAGTTCGCGCAGCATCGGGAATATGCAACCGGAGATGATCTGCGTTACGTTGACTGGAAGGTATTTGCCAAGTCGGATCGCTATTATCTGAAACAGTATGAAGCCGAGACCAATTTTACCTGCTATATTTTGCTCGATTGTAGTGAGTCAATGCGATACCGCTCTGAAAATGCTGCACTTTCAAAATGGGAATATGCAAGGTTGGTGGCGGCAGCATTGTCATATGTAGTTATCAAACAGCAGGATGCCGCTGGGCTATGTACAATGAATGATCGTGTACTCGAATTCCTCAGGCCTTCCAGTCAACCGAATCATTTAAAACAGATTTATCACACGATGGAACATACAGAACCTGCAGGTGAGTCTGGTCTGGGAAATGTATTCCATGAATTAGCCGAGAGAATTACACGCCGCAGTCTCATCATTGTCATCAGTGATCTCTTTGATGATGTTGATAAAGTTATGTTGGGGTTGAAACATTTCCGCCATCGCAAACACGATGTAAGTCTGTTACAGGTAATTGACCCGGCAGAGCAGGATTTTCCGTTTCAAGAGCCAGTTCTCTTCCGAGGACTGGAAAATTTACCCGAACAGATGGCTGAACCTCGTTCACTTAAAAAAGCGTATCAGGCAGAATTCGAGAAGTTTTTAAATTCGGTACAACGTGGCTGTCGTGATTTAAAAATGGATTATGCCCTGATACGTACAGACCAACAACTGGATGTCGCGTTATCCGCATTTTTGTCGAATCGACGGTCGCGGGTTGGTTCTTAA
- a CDS encoding DUF255 domain-containing protein, with product MDLKKNSNWWFALLLTAFFISSSWNHQMLSADDGSGKISKQKSSVSTDKHKETPTFTNRLAKETSPYLLLHKHNPVDWYPWGPEAFEKAKKENKIIFLSVGYSSCYWCHVMERLVFENPQIAEYMNKHFVNIKVDREERPDIDDIYMTSLSVYFHLIGAPSNGGWPLSMFLTPDREPFAGGTYFPPTDQGGQMSFPRVLQRVHQLWSEDKKQVSQSATIIAREVARLQKEQAATETIAIESKLVTAGVRSINASYDAEFGGIDFSEVSPNSPKFPTSSKLALLQYDIQSPSKDSTSVESAKVLNHTLDAMANGGIYDHLGGGFHRYSTDRYWHVPHFEKMLYDNGQLASLYANAFEQTGNIQYKSVTEGIVDFVLRELTDTQGGFYSALDAETDGVEGKHYAWSQAELKSALGDDYDLFAEFYGLNEPARFEHGYVLHRVTSLEELATKKDMTPEALEGKLATLRQKLHTIRSKRKPLLIDDKILTSWNGLMIEGMATAGRILKRPDYTAAAEKAAQFILEHMRDDKGHLYRSYRADQARLNAYLDDYAFLVKGLLALHQATGKQQWLDQARELTDLQIELFWDQKEHGFFFTTHDHEQLIARTKNAYDAAIPSGNSISTLNLIELSERTHQSRYREYANQTLQLFGKTIKRYPGRCAQLMQAVGEYIESPLTQNQSSISIPTGDFVLLEDSYEKADEQLAAMNPGLELLMAAGLGQTKEKKKLVTAKAYLSVDRLPAGKTCQVAIVLAIEKGWHINTNPASPDFLVPTTFTIKSNQNVKLSDVKYPTGHAFRVTGFDEPLQVYEKQAIIRGTLEVPVNSAGKEETLELKIKYQACNDKTCIRPTTISLKGKFQIAKPGEQVRQINQKWFQPTATN from the coding sequence ATGGATTTGAAGAAAAACTCAAATTGGTGGTTTGCTTTGCTTCTCACCGCTTTTTTCATCAGTTCGAGTTGGAACCATCAAATGTTATCTGCCGACGACGGATCTGGAAAAATTTCGAAACAAAAATCATCAGTGTCTACCGATAAGCATAAAGAGACGCCCACATTCACAAATCGACTGGCTAAAGAAACCAGTCCCTATCTACTACTTCATAAGCATAACCCGGTGGACTGGTATCCTTGGGGACCGGAAGCATTTGAAAAAGCGAAAAAAGAAAACAAAATTATTTTCCTCTCGGTTGGTTATAGCAGTTGCTATTGGTGCCATGTCATGGAACGACTGGTTTTTGAGAATCCTCAAATTGCCGAGTATATGAACAAGCATTTTGTGAATATCAAGGTGGATCGCGAGGAACGTCCTGATATCGACGACATTTATATGACTTCCTTAAGCGTTTACTTCCATCTGATCGGTGCGCCCTCCAATGGAGGCTGGCCGTTATCGATGTTTCTAACGCCCGATCGAGAACCGTTTGCTGGTGGAACTTATTTCCCTCCTACCGATCAGGGGGGACAAATGAGTTTTCCTCGTGTGCTCCAGCGTGTGCATCAACTCTGGTCCGAGGATAAGAAACAAGTCAGCCAGAGTGCGACGATCATCGCTCGCGAAGTCGCCCGACTACAAAAAGAACAGGCGGCGACAGAAACTATTGCAATCGAAAGTAAATTAGTCACAGCTGGTGTTAGATCGATCAATGCCAGCTATGATGCTGAATTTGGTGGCATTGACTTCTCTGAAGTGAGCCCGAATTCCCCTAAATTTCCGACTTCATCAAAACTGGCACTGTTACAGTACGATATCCAATCTCCGTCCAAAGACTCTACTTCTGTAGAGTCTGCCAAAGTTCTAAATCACACACTCGACGCGATGGCCAACGGTGGCATCTATGATCACCTCGGTGGTGGCTTTCACCGTTATAGTACGGACCGATATTGGCATGTCCCCCATTTTGAGAAAATGCTGTATGATAATGGGCAACTGGCCTCATTGTATGCGAATGCTTTTGAACAAACAGGAAACATTCAATACAAGAGCGTCACCGAAGGCATCGTTGATTTTGTTTTGCGCGAACTCACTGATACTCAAGGTGGTTTTTACTCTGCGCTCGATGCAGAAACCGATGGTGTTGAAGGAAAACATTATGCCTGGTCTCAAGCAGAACTCAAGTCAGCTTTAGGAGACGATTATGATCTGTTTGCTGAATTCTACGGGTTGAATGAACCTGCTCGTTTCGAACACGGTTATGTGTTGCATCGTGTCACTTCGTTGGAGGAACTCGCCACAAAAAAGGACATGACTCCTGAAGCGCTCGAAGGGAAATTGGCTACTCTGCGACAAAAACTACATACGATTCGAAGCAAAAGAAAACCGTTATTAATCGATGATAAAATCCTGACCAGCTGGAATGGATTAATGATTGAAGGCATGGCGACCGCGGGCCGAATTCTGAAACGTCCCGATTACACCGCGGCTGCTGAAAAAGCAGCACAGTTTATTCTCGAACATATGCGAGATGACAAGGGGCACCTGTATCGTAGCTATCGCGCAGATCAAGCACGATTGAATGCCTATCTTGATGACTATGCATTTCTTGTAAAAGGACTGCTTGCATTGCATCAGGCTACCGGCAAACAGCAATGGCTGGACCAAGCGCGTGAATTAACAGACTTGCAAATTGAGTTATTTTGGGATCAGAAAGAGCACGGTTTCTTTTTCACCACGCATGACCATGAGCAGCTAATCGCACGTACCAAAAACGCCTACGATGCAGCAATTCCATCTGGTAACAGTATCAGTACTTTGAATTTGATTGAATTGTCAGAGCGGACTCATCAATCAAGGTACCGCGAATACGCCAATCAGACACTTCAATTGTTCGGCAAAACCATCAAACGATATCCCGGTCGCTGTGCCCAACTCATGCAGGCCGTTGGGGAATATATTGAATCGCCTCTCACTCAAAATCAATCATCGATTTCGATCCCGACTGGCGACTTCGTATTGTTAGAAGACTCTTATGAAAAGGCCGATGAGCAGCTGGCCGCTATGAATCCTGGCTTAGAGTTGCTAATGGCAGCTGGTTTGGGACAAACAAAGGAAAAGAAAAAACTGGTTACCGCTAAAGCTTATCTGTCGGTTGATAGACTTCCAGCAGGTAAAACCTGCCAGGTTGCAATTGTGTTAGCGATTGAGAAGGGGTGGCATATCAACACAAACCCCGCCAGTCCCGATTTCCTGGTTCCCACAACCTTTACCATCAAATCAAACCAGAATGTAAAATTATCCGATGTCAAATATCCAACCGGTCATGCATTCCGCGTAACCGGCTTTGATGAACCACTTCAGGTTTATGAGAAACAGGCTATTATTCGCGGCACACTTGAAGTTCCAGTCAACTCTGCTGGTAAAGAGGAAACTCTGGAACTAAAGATCAAATACCAGGCTTGTAATGATAAAACCTGTATTCGTCCCACTACAATCAGCCTCAAAGGAAAATTTCAAATCGCCAAACCTGGAGAACAAGTTAGACAGATCAATCAGAAGTGGTTCCAACCTACTGCAACAAACTGA
- a CDS encoding AAA family ATPase: protein MVSSDPTLESSDLEGVEKLHQAYEQLKQEVNRVIIGQQQVVEELMISLLAGGHCLLVGVPGLAKTLIVHTLADTLNLSFNRVQFTPDLMPADITGTDVIQEDKSTGNRDFKFLAGPVFSNVVLADEINRTPPKTQAALLEAMQEHQVTAGGRKHKLPVPFFVLATQNPIEQEGTYPLPEAQLDRFMFEVKVDYPSEEEEFAIVQQTTSDDSYTVKKVLELEELLSFQSLVRKVPVADHIIRYAMQFARMTRIRQGDSLNSNEIPDFIREFVSWGAGPRASQNLILGAKARAILHGRMYVSTDDVKSVAHPVLRHRIITNFNAEAEGMTPDKIVDRLIELISVDSSQEKLDGRLPQVFRSADAR from the coding sequence ATCGTGAGTAGCGACCCTACATTGGAATCTTCCGACTTGGAAGGCGTTGAAAAATTACATCAGGCGTACGAACAGCTGAAACAGGAAGTCAACCGAGTCATTATCGGGCAACAGCAGGTTGTCGAAGAGCTCATGATCTCTCTGTTGGCCGGTGGTCATTGCCTGTTGGTAGGCGTACCTGGATTGGCGAAGACGTTAATCGTACATACTTTGGCCGACACATTGAATCTCTCGTTCAATCGAGTGCAGTTTACCCCCGATTTAATGCCCGCTGATATTACCGGAACGGACGTCATTCAGGAAGATAAAAGTACTGGCAATCGTGATTTTAAATTTCTGGCTGGTCCTGTGTTTTCCAATGTAGTACTAGCTGATGAAATCAATCGCACACCACCTAAAACACAAGCTGCCTTGCTCGAAGCAATGCAGGAACATCAGGTAACTGCGGGCGGACGCAAACATAAACTCCCCGTCCCCTTCTTTGTACTGGCTACCCAAAACCCCATTGAACAAGAAGGGACTTATCCTCTTCCCGAAGCCCAACTAGACCGCTTCATGTTTGAGGTCAAAGTAGATTACCCGAGTGAAGAAGAGGAATTCGCGATCGTGCAGCAAACGACTTCTGATGATTCCTATACCGTGAAGAAAGTATTGGAACTAGAAGAGTTATTATCGTTTCAATCTCTCGTTCGAAAAGTACCAGTGGCTGATCATATCATTCGCTATGCCATGCAGTTTGCACGCATGACACGCATCAGGCAGGGCGATAGTTTAAACTCAAACGAGATTCCCGACTTTATACGCGAGTTTGTAAGTTGGGGTGCTGGACCACGCGCGAGTCAGAACTTGATACTGGGCGCAAAAGCGCGAGCAATTCTACACGGACGCATGTATGTTAGCACAGATGATGTAAAGTCCGTGGCACATCCGGTATTGAGGCACCGAATCATCACTAATTTCAATGCGGAAGCCGAGGGAATGACTCCCGATAAAATTGTGGACCGCTTAATAGAACTCATTTCCGTCGATTCCTCTCAGGAAAAACTTGATGGACGATTACCGCAAGTATTTAGATCCGCAGACGCTCGCTAA
- a CDS encoding AAA family ATPase: MEVRSQQQTESLVKTLHDNISRVLIGKPEVVQLAIVTLLAEGHILIEDAPGVGKTSLAKAIAKSLDCNYTRVQFTPDMLPSDILGSNVFLPNLGEFEFRKGPIFSNILLADEINRTPPRTQSALLEAMNEGQVSVEGQTIQLQPPFFVLATQNPFEFEGTYPLPENQLDRFMMCIDIGYPERSIERDVLIQHRSGEPVDTLEPVLTVKQLREMQQAVLNVRVDDSLTDYILEIVEITRNHPELTLGVSTRGAITFSQAAQSKAFTEGRDYVTPDDIKQLAVPVLAHRVITKSLVRESQRERATEIIRQILQQATVPG, from the coding sequence ATGGAAGTTCGTTCCCAGCAACAAACGGAAAGTCTGGTCAAAACACTTCATGACAATATTTCCCGCGTATTAATTGGCAAACCCGAGGTCGTACAACTTGCGATTGTCACATTATTAGCAGAAGGCCATATCTTGATCGAAGATGCCCCTGGTGTGGGTAAGACTTCTCTGGCAAAAGCAATTGCTAAAAGTTTGGATTGTAATTACACGCGCGTTCAATTTACTCCGGATATGCTCCCATCCGATATTTTGGGTTCAAATGTGTTTTTACCCAATCTGGGTGAATTTGAATTCCGAAAAGGACCAATTTTTTCGAATATCCTTCTGGCAGATGAAATTAATCGGACACCTCCTCGTACGCAGAGCGCTTTGTTAGAAGCGATGAATGAAGGGCAAGTGAGTGTTGAAGGGCAAACCATTCAATTACAGCCTCCCTTCTTCGTCTTGGCCACACAAAATCCGTTCGAATTTGAAGGGACTTACCCTCTGCCTGAAAATCAACTCGACCGCTTCATGATGTGTATCGATATTGGTTATCCCGAGCGTTCGATTGAACGCGATGTGTTGATTCAGCATCGTTCTGGCGAACCTGTCGATACATTAGAGCCGGTACTAACGGTCAAACAATTAAGAGAAATGCAACAAGCTGTGCTCAATGTGCGTGTCGATGATTCTTTGACCGACTACATCCTCGAAATTGTAGAGATTACTCGCAATCATCCGGAGCTCACATTAGGAGTGAGTACACGCGGAGCCATTACATTTTCACAAGCAGCCCAGAGTAAGGCGTTTACCGAAGGACGTGACTATGTGACACCGGATGACATCAAGCAATTGGCTGTTCCGGTGCTCGCTCATCGGGTCATTACCAAATCTCTCGTACGAGAAAGCCAACGTGAACGTGCCACGGAAATTATTCGACAAATTCTACAACAGGCTACGGTTCCGGGATAA